One Aphidius gifuensis isolate YNYX2018 linkage group LG5, ASM1490517v1, whole genome shotgun sequence genomic region harbors:
- the LOC122856479 gene encoding neprilysin-2-like — MKKPVSVIFLLVFLLSGRVFAGNPPFSTGYNVSDTCQTPVCHNVASRLLHDMDPNVNPCDDFYKFTCGRYLNSTVLIDNLNYTDKFTELRRKVYENITMLLEQNSSINEFKYLKLARTLYNTCKNKKNTIWKFKKAIKNWPVLRRSQWNKRSLRFNKTTFKVGNTTQWKNYFFEFYSVGDGSLIVLEPYKSTLREEDLVQVLQSDFFDVEQPNYMNYGALGTMIGHEMTHGFDINGMNYDLYVPEVGLNVNGTITQSETIADNSGIKAAYRAYERSLNNDKKLPGLMYTPKQLFWISYANTRCEIYTNEFLKNNYLSNVHPPSKFRVIGTLSNMPEFTKDFSCPSGSNMNPTKKCSVW; from the exons ATGAAGAAGCCAGTATccgtaatttttttacttgtgtTTTTATTGAGTGGCCGTGTTTTTG ctGGCAATCCACCATTTTCTACTGGTTATAACGTTTCTGATACTTGTCAAACACCTGTTTGTCATAATGttg CTTCACGACTATTGCATGACATGGATCCAAATGTTAATCCTTGCGAtgacttttataaatttacctgTGGACGTTATTTAAATTCTACTGTATTAATTGACAATCTGAATTACACAGATAAATTTACTGAATTAAGAAGAAAggtttatgaaaatattaccATGTTACTTGAACAAAATAGTTCAATAAAtgagtttaaatatttgaagcTTGCCAGGACTTTATACaatacatgtaaaaataaaaaaaatactatatggAAATTTAAGAAAGCTATTAAAAACTGGCCTGTCCTTAGAAGATCTCAATGGAATAAACGGTCACTTCGATTTAATAAAACCACATTCAAAGTTGGTAATACAACacaatggaaaaattatttctttgaattttactcTGTTGGCGATGGTAGTTTAATCGTTTTGGAGCCGTATAAATCTACATTACGTGAAGAAGATTTAGTTCAAG TGCTTCAAAGTGATTTTTTCGATGTTGAACAACCAAACTACATGAACTATGGTGCTCTGGGCACTATGATAGGGCACGAAATGACACATGGTTTTGATATTAATGGAATGAATTATGATTTATACG TCCCAGAAGTTGgattaaat gtAAATGGAACTATTACTCAAAGTGAAACCATTGCAGATAACAGTGGAATAAAAGCTGCTTATCGAGCTTATGAAAgatcattaaataatgataaaaaacttCCTGGTTTGATGTACACTCCAAAACAGTTATTTTGGATAAGTTATGCAAATACACGGtgtgaaatatatacaaatgaatttttaaagaataattaTCTTTCTAATGTACATCCACCATCTAAATTTCGAGTAATTGGTACATTATCTAATATGCCAGAGTTTACAAAAGATTTTAGCTGTCCATCTGGATCCAACATGAATCCAACTAAAAAATGTTCTgtttggtaa